DNA sequence from the Centropristis striata isolate RG_2023a ecotype Rhode Island chromosome 17, C.striata_1.0, whole genome shotgun sequence genome:
gtacttgagtaaatgtacttacactgtaacagattgctgtaagaaaacagccaaattgtgacagtaacacactgttttccattaaaaaggtattaaactgtagaaaacaatgcattctgggaaatatatgtaggtagcttgccgtttcccataagaTATATGCCATATCatcatatatataatttaatttaatggctgtttttttgtattttttgtattttacttaactaactcattcagtatatggtatattaaaattactgagttTACAGTGAACtcagcgcttaattcatagtaattggttttcagacagtaatatgctctatttaccaaaaatgacatttgtatcattgtatactgcaacaatattgcaactagcttcagcactatactgtgttttagtctccTGTAAAAaccaatgaaatgcaggattgtactgtaattcagtgTGTGATTTTATCACATacataacatactgtaaagtaaattaCAGTAGGGGAACTGTagaattaacagtagaatactggcaacccagctgccagtattctactgttaatttacaaaacaattgtttacagtgtagttacttcccaccactgatGATGGAACCATGCAGgcacagtgttgtgtgtgtgtgttttactgccGATGTCCACTGACTAACTCTTGTGGTACTCCGGTTTTCTGCCCAGCTGAACTGATTGAAAACATGGATAAGAAAGCAACCTGGGACCGCTTCTATACGGAGAGCAGCAGCGGGACAACCCCCTTCAAAAACTTTGAGTGGTTCTTCGGCTTTGATGCAGTCAAAGACTTCATTATGCCCCTCTTGCAGAACAAGTCCCAACCACATGGCCTATTCCAAGTCCTGGATATGGGCTGTGGCACGTCTGCTTTAGGACCCTGCATTTACAGACACTCTGCTCTCCCGGTGCAGGTCACTTGTGCTGACATCTCCCCCATAGCTGTGCGGCTAATGCAGCAGCACGTCCAAGCCAAAGCCATTCAACCTCACCATCTTTCTTCTCAGCTTGAGTTTGTAGAGCTGGACTGCACGCAGCTTCACAAGCACTTTGGCGGTAGCAGTTTGGACCTCATAGTTGATAAGGGCACCACAGATGCCTTGTTGAGGTCTAAGGAAGGGAGAGCAAAGGCCAGTGTGGTGCTGAAGCAGTGTCTGAAGGTGTTGCGGAGCTCTGGATCTCTGCTCCAGTTCTCTGACGAGGACCCTGATGCCAGGCTGCTGTGGCTGGAGACTGAGGGACAGGAGCCGGGGCTGATGGCAGCAGATGTTGGGGTGCAGGAGGTTGGGGAGCTAAGGGGAATGACTTACTACTGCTACCAAGTGACTCCTCGCCCTGTCGTATAGCCAATATTCAATCTGGATGGTCGGAATATGAAATCAGTAAATTAACGTTATTCTTTTTCAATCATGCCTCATTTgtcctcatttttcttttatcaatATGGTCTAAGacaacatagggctgggcgttaaggactaaaagtcatatcccgatatatttaggctgtataccgatatacaatatacactactggtcaaaagttttagaacacaccaacttttccagaattgaattgaaaattatgcagtttaatgtctcagtgtactctgaaatgaatgcacatttgcaacatttaaaattctttattgaacatgatagtgttttgaaagtaaaaaaaagattcaaagtcacattttattttggactaaaggattaaaaaaaagacacaaaatgaccaaaaaaagacacaaaatgactaaaaaaagaaacaaaatgaccgaaaagaattcaaaaatggacaaaatagcccgactccatagagttaatttgttaacccatttcttgttccctgaaaaaaggcctacttgtataattctgaaatgtacattatttttcagttttggttaagcttacctttttttatttacctctggcagttcaccacttacctttgtaccctttcctgtttacctgttcatttgacttgaactgcttgaattttaataaaaaactggaaaaattgggttgttctaaaacttttgaccggtagtgtatatcacgatatttttatcccaaagtgagagcaaatgttcagtcagtcaaagccaaatatgacatgtcacaagtagttttattgaaacagtttatttaattcattaatactgcataacatcaggagtacctttaaaaaaagaaaagaaaatcaaagcttcataaagtgcaaatttcaataaaaaaatcttaaataaaagattgcagcttgcctggagcaaggatcacagggcaaatttgaactatatcgatatattcgatgtggtctaattccatatcacattaaaaatatatctatgcATTACTTGTTGTCCTCTGTCATCTTCTGGTCATAGCAGAAAGATTCAGTATGTTCCTATATATAGTATATCAAATTGGGTTTagcaaaaatattgtgttttttttgcattttgcatttctttctttGTAAGGGCAGCTAAAGTacataatgtaaataaagaaaaaggtatTGTATTTggaatgcaaaatatttttttgttgaatggtttttcaacagtttttctcagtttttttctgtgtaccTCATATTCTCAGAACTctacacacattaacacactcaCCAAAGTGAAAACTGAGCAAATCTCttgcaaaatgaaaaatggaaaaacaatgttCTCTTATCaaaatggaatttatttttaagtcacacacacacacacacacatacatatgactagacattttttaagtgaCCGTTATTATGCAGGTGAAACACTAGTATGAATTTATTATGAGATGCATGCTTTTTCTATGCTCAGTagactttgaaataaaatatataatgttgTAAGCATAATGCTTTTATACTTACATTtacaacacacaaatacactgtaatatgtaagATAAGTATCATCAACCCCCCACATATTATTATACAACAAACATGAAGCTCAATATGTAAAGTGCTTGACATAATCTatccattaaaaaaaggagggaaaacaagaaaaacattctGTTCAGAAAAACTGTGCGCAGCAAAGGGCAACACTGCCCTCTTGTGTTTGCATGACTTTAATGCCTCAAACAACTGTCTTTAATtagttatatacagtctatactTGGAATTGTGGGACTCAATTCTAAATGAGGAAATCTATAAAGTGgtaaagaaaagaataaaatatatttacatgtcAAAGACCAGGGCTGCACTTACAGTGTACTTTAATCATGTCTAAGTTAcatttaatgagaaaaaatagtgacattttctttaaaatatacaGGATTTTGACTACAATGtgctacaataataataaaaaaaccctcataAATGACCCAATAGCCCAAACATTACAAGAAATATCTAGAGAATGCCATTTATGGACTACAATGAGCAGCATTCAAAGAAGAAGAACTCTGCTCCAGGatataaagaataaagaatatttgtGTGTCCATCATAATCGTACAGTATGTCGAATAATATAAAAAGTACCATATTATAGTatggccaaaatttaaaaaacaaaaaaaactgccgCACTATAGTATGTTGTAGTAATAATCATAGTGTACTATctacaaaaatgtacaaaaaagctCTGAAGAATAGTGGATCATGTTAATACTATAGTTTATccaaaaaaatgatttcaaaacaccatattatggtaTGTCCaatgatattttaaatacattttatagcacatcatgtccaaaaattacagaaaaatggCATATTATAAGTGGTCCAAAGATCGCCATTATAGTATAATAactatacaaacaaaaaatgtcaaaaagacatctcaacatttcaaaatgccccaaaatgcttaaaatggccaAATTATACTctgtttattaatattaaagcaTAATCTGtccaaaaattacagaaaaccacCATAATATGAGGTGTCCAAAATTTTGAAAAGAAGTCAGACtgtagtatgttgatttttgtcaaaaatgatcaaattttaaaatgcctgaaaaagtgcttaaaatggcccaatgacagaaagaaaacattatAGTACGTCCAAaatgtgtggagaaaaaaagggtcatactatagtatgaagAACTACATATTATCGagaaaaagtcatacattttttaaataaactggcCCCCGAAATGCTCCACCATAACCTCCATATAAAGTttacactaaaataaaaatcgTCAACAACTAAAACCAAAAACTATCATAGTGTAGTTTGTCCAGAAATGCCTAAAAACGCTTCAGAATTGTATTTTGATCATGGTAATAGTATATTATGTccccaaaaagaaagaaaaaagtcagtcCATTCAATAGGTccaaagatttaataaaaactgtataatatagtatgtcgaaaaatgtaggagaaaaaaagtgcaaacaGAATGTAGTTTAcccaaaaatgtgtaaaaacactttAGCAAAGTAC
Encoded proteins:
- the cskmt gene encoding citrate synthase-lysine N-methyltransferase CSKMT, mitochondrial, yielding MSPFIKSLTLSGRRIVASCVRHHSLTAELIENMDKKATWDRFYTESSSGTTPFKNFEWFFGFDAVKDFIMPLLQNKSQPHGLFQVLDMGCGTSALGPCIYRHSALPVQVTCADISPIAVRLMQQHVQAKAIQPHHLSSQLEFVELDCTQLHKHFGGSSLDLIVDKGTTDALLRSKEGRAKASVVLKQCLKVLRSSGSLLQFSDEDPDARLLWLETEGQEPGLMAADVGVQEVGELRGMTYYCYQVTPRPVV